The following are from one region of the Hydrogenimonas sp. SS33 genome:
- a CDS encoding DUF302 domain-containing protein has protein sequence MRKVLLICLAAALFAGNGMIAYKSRYNVDETTKRLVAMLREKGVTLFKVVDHSDGAHSAGMQMKPMKLVIFGNPKMGTPLMQCAPTLGLDLPQKMLIYENNASETVVVYNSPKYLFWRHDVPETCAPGIQKKMGAVLQRFAKYAAGIR, from the coding sequence ATGAGGAAAGTACTGTTGATCTGCCTGGCTGCGGCCCTGTTCGCCGGAAACGGCATGATCGCCTACAAAAGCCGGTACAATGTGGATGAGACGACAAAGCGCCTGGTCGCCATGCTTCGGGAAAAGGGAGTGACGCTCTTCAAAGTGGTGGACCACAGTGACGGTGCCCACAGTGCCGGTATGCAGATGAAACCCATGAAACTGGTGATCTTCGGCAACCCGAAAATGGGGACCCCCCTGATGCAGTGCGCGCCGACCCTGGGGCTGGACCTGCCCCAGAAGATGCTGATCTACGAAAACAACGCGAGTGAAACGGTGGTTGTCTACAACTCCCCCAAATATCTCTTCTGGCGGCACGATGTGCCCGAAACCTGTGCACCCGGGATTCAGAAGAAGATGGGAGCGGTGCTCCAGCGTTTCGCCAAATATGCGGCCGGCATCAGATAG